A portion of the Glycine max cultivar Williams 82 chromosome 10, Glycine_max_v4.0, whole genome shotgun sequence genome contains these proteins:
- the LOC106794744 gene encoding uncharacterized mitochondrial protein AtMg00810-like → MTELHALQANRTWSLVKLPSGKPLLWVVDGFTKLTIRHMLDVDNSFLYGDLYDEVYMKPPPGMHIFYPSLVCKLQKSLYGLKQASRQWNQKLSSTLLQLNYVQCTSDYSLFVKKTASSFTTLLVYVDEVVLTGNNLAKINSVKQQLHDQFHIKYLGDLKFFLGFEVARSKASLVFNQRKYCLEILSEFGLTSCKRANSPANASVRLNSDEGDLLEDATSIRRLIGRLHNLANTRPDIAFVVQHVSQFVSKLRTPHLQVALRILRHLKGSPGLGLFYSVDNDLKIQVFFDSDWAICPVSRKSITGYCIFLGKSLISWKAKKQTTISRSSTEAVYRALASLACEL, encoded by the exons ATGACAGAACTACATGCTCTTCAGGCTAACAGAACATGGTCTTTGGTTAAGCTTCCTTCAGGCAAGCCTCTTTTGTGGGTTGTAGATGGGTTTACAAAGTTAACTATAAGGCATATG CTTGATGTGGATAATTCCTTTCTATATGGAGACCTCTATGATGAGGTTTACATGAAACCTCCACCTGGCATGCACATTTTTTATCCTAGCCTTGTATGTAAATTGCAAAAATCAttgtatggattgaagcaagctagTAGGCAGTGGAATCAGAAGTTGTCTTCTACTCTCCTTCAACTTAATTATGTTCAGTGTACTTCAGACTATTCCTTGTTTGTCAAGAAAACTGCTTCTTCTTTTACAACATTATTAGTTTATGTTGATGAGGTTGTACTTACTGGAAATAATttagctaaaatcaattcagtcAAACAGCAGCTTCATGATCAATTTCACATTAAATATCTGGGTGATTTGAAGTTTTTCTTAGGCTTTGAGGTTGCAAGATCTAAGGCTAGTTTGGTTTTTAATCAAAGGAAGTATTGTTTGGAAATCCTTTCTGAATTTGGTCTTACTAGTTGCAAGAGAGCCAATTCTCCTGCTAATGCTTCTGTTAGATTGAATTCTGATGAAGGAGATCTTCTAGAAGATGCCACTTCTATCAGGAGACTTATTGGAAGACTCCATAACTTAGCCAATACTCGACCAGACATTGCTTTTGTTGTTCAACATGTCAGTCAATTTGTTTCCAAGCTTAGAACTCCTCACTTACAAGTTGCTTTAAGGATTTTGAGACATTTGAAGGGATCTCCAGGCTTAGGCCTATTCTATTCTGTTGATAATGACTTGAAGATCCAAGTCTTCTTTGATTCAGATTGGGCGATATGTCCAGTTAGCAGAAAATCAATCACTggttattgtatttttcttGGAAAATCCTTGATCTCTTGGAAAGCTAAGAAACAAACCACAATTTCTAGGAGTTCTACTGAAGCTGTGTATAGAGCTCTTGCTTCTCTTGCTTGTGAATTATAG